One Camelina sativa cultivar DH55 chromosome 3, Cs, whole genome shotgun sequence genomic window carries:
- the LOC104778759 gene encoding TMV resistance protein N-like: MSSSPAPPGYYDVFISFRGEDTRRTVASYLYKQLVNRGIYTFKDDPRIELGDSIPEKLEEAIKSSRFAVVVISKSYATSKWCLDELHLIMKLRLEEKICVIPIFYDVFPSDVKNLRGTFALTCHRGCKLAQKLPNWRVALRRIGNRKGAESIISCKLFSMLPTATEDIVGMEAHLAQINPLLAMDIHIKNDEARNQPSDNDTNTKEDKLLSNILGEEDLNFQTIEQGASYIHSRLRNLKALVVLDDVDDVKQVNALAKVGWFGPGSRIIITTRDNSLLSSSRVKNVYKVKYLDDDIALQLFQRIAFKGRNPPRDRDYQHLSDRFSRLSQGLPLALETFGFHLHDKSLGVWQDALKMFEESPHESIMTVLKTSYDKLDKVGKTAFLHVACLFNGDPVGRVITLLERGRAGIKALVDMSLIDISADGRIAMHPLLEQTGRQIVHQESENSAAKQRILWQQKDICRVLEDNAGTSKIEAMALDVSEPMSSDFHIKWNMFKPMHNLSYLKIYRHSQAQKALEWNPGSKELKELPDLQEAVCLEELILEGCTSLKQIPKSICSLSKLQKFDVSNCDGLTHLWIKITESLSTVIQDTSSSVRSVYLKNFSTETFVADSQGISLENPSIKGNLKLELKLLKGYAEHLSFTSEKQISRELMKLELESPPYGFSSPDIMRFNSNKKRSFKCISFAGFPWLIELNLINLNIQLIPDDIHHMGVLEKLDLSGNSLKGLPSTMKLLSKLKQLTLCNCRSLDELPDLSQLEILILSDCTNLRTLMKLDQEIRYSLLELWLDNCKNIESLSDELRHLTKLTYLDLSRQDFKTLPTSIMGLTSLVTLCLNYCSNLVSLTGLPRSLKSLKAHGCKSLKASTLPSIIHSVDLTPCPHWKQNSSQITRFPVGRRSKQEEPVCACFKETTKATTGYQVAISILLQHLKPCLWDFAWCVLIACLAILLVSLAILLTTGTNPFRHN; encoded by the exons ATGTCCTCATCCCCTGCACCTCCTGGTTACTACGATGTCTTCATCAGCTTCCGAGGTGAAGACACTCGAAGAACCGTCGCTAGCTATTTGTACAAACAACTTGTCAACAGAGGGATTTACACCTTCAAAGACGATCCAAGGATTGAGCTGGGAGACTCCATCCCTGAAAAACTTGAAGAGGCCATCAAGAGTTCAAGGTTTGCCGTTGTGGTTATCTCAAAGAGCTACGCTACTTCAAAGTGGTGTTTGGACGAGCTTCATCTGATCATGAAACTTAGATTGGAAGAAAAGATTTGTGTCATCCCGATCTTCTACGACGTTTTCCCCTCTGACGTTAAAAATCTTCGAGGGACTTTTGCTTTAACATGCCATCGAGGTTGTAAATTGGCGCAGAAGCTTCCCAACTGGAGAGTAGCCCTTAGGCGTATTGGAAACCGAAAAGGCGCAGAGTCCA TTATTTCATGCAAGTTGTTCTCTATGTTGCCAACGGCTACCGAGGATATCGTTGGAATGGAAGCTCATTTGGCACAAATCAACCCTCTCTTGGCCATGGACATCCACATCAAGAATGATGAGGCTCGAAACCAACCCTCGGACAATGACACCAACACCAAGGAAGATAAG cTTCTTTCCAATATCCTTGGCGAAGAAGATCTTAATTTTCAGACCATTGAGCAGGGAGCTAGTTATATCCATTCAAGGCTTAGGAACCTAAAAGCTTTAGTTGTCCTTGATGACGTGGATGATGTGAAACAGGTGAATGCCTTGGCAAAGGTTGGATGGTTTGGACCAGGGAGCCGAATCATCATAACCACACGGGACAATAGCTTGCTTAGCTCCTCTAGAGTGAAAAATGTGTACAAAGTTAAGTATTTGGATGATGATATAGCTCTCCAACTCTTCCAGCGGATTGCATTTAAAGGAAGGAATCCTCCTAGAGACAGAGACTACCAACATCTTTCAGACCGTTTCTCTAGGCTTTCTCAAGGTCTTCCTTTGGCACTTGAGACTTTCGGCTTCCATCTCCATGACAAGTCCCTAGGAGTGTGGCAAGATGCTTTGAAAATGTTTGAGGAATCCCCACACGAGAGTATCATGACGGTCTTGAAAACTAGCTATGATAAATTAGACAAAGTTGGTAAGACTGCATTTCTTCACGTCGCATGCCTTTTTAATGGAGATCCTGTCGGACGAGTCATAACACTTCTTGAACGAGGTAGAGCGGGAATAAAGGCTTTAGTAGACATGTCTCTCATCGACATATCGGCTGATGGGCGTATAGCTATGCACCCTTTGTTAGAGCAAACAGGGAGACAAATTGTGCATCAAGAATCAGAAAACAGCGCTGCCAAACAACGAATCTTGTGGCAACAGAAGGACATCTGTCGAGTACTTGAAGACAACGCA GGTACAAGCAAAATCGAAGCCATGGCATTAGATGTTTCTGAGCCGATGTCCAGTGATTTTCATATCAAGTGGAATATGTTCAAGCCGATGCATAATCTCAGTTATTTGAAGATCTACAGGCACTCT CAAGCTCAAAAGGCTCTGGAGTGGAACCCCG GATCTAAGGAACTCAAAGAACTTCCAGATCTTCAGGAAGCAGTGTGTCTCGAGGAGTTGATATTGGAAGGTTGCACTTCCTTGAAACAGATTCCAAAGTCCATTTGTAGCCTATCAAAACTGCAGAAATTTGATGTGTCAAATTGTGATGGGCTTACGCATCTTTGGATCAAAATAACGGAATCTTTAAGCACTGTCATCCAAGACACAAGCTCGAGCGTTAGATCAGTCTACCTGAAAAATTTTAGCACAGAAACGTTTGTGGCAGATTCTCAGGGCATTTCTCTTGAAAATCCATCGATCAAAGGAAACTTAAAACTGGAGTTAAAGCTTCTAAAAGGATATGCAGAGCATCTATCTTTTACCTCCGAGAAACAGATCTCTCGTGAGCTGATGAAGTTGGAGCTCGAGTCACCTCCCTATGGTTTTAGTTCACCCGACATCATGCGGTTTAACAGCAACAAGAAGAGAAGTTTCAAGTGTATTAGCTTTGCAGGGTTTCCATGGTTGATAGAGTTAAATCTAATCAACCTAAACATCCAGCTAATCCCAGATGACATCCACCATATGGGAGTCCTAGAGAAGTTGGACCTCAGTGGGAATAGCTTAAAAGGGTTACCTAGTACAATGAAGCTTCTTAGCAAGTTGAAACAGTTGACGCTTTGTAACTGCCGCAGTCTGGACGAATTGCCAGATCTATCTCAGCTGGAGATCCTAATACTTTCCGACTGTACAAACCTCAGAACATTGATGAAGCTTGATCAGGAAATTAGATACAGTTTGCTCGAGCTTTGGCTTGACAACTGCAAGAACATTGAGTCACTATCAGATGAGCTACGTCATCTCACAAAGTTGACATATTTAGATCTCAGCAGACAAGATTTCAAGACATTACCGACAAGCATCATGGGCCTCACCTCCTTGGTAACTCTCTGCCTCAATTACTGCAGCAACCTCGTATCACTAACAGGGCTTCCACGGAGTCTCAAGAGTTTAAAAGCACATGGATGCAAGTCTCTAAAAGCTTCCACCCTACCCAGCATAATACATTCTGTTGATCTAACTCCATGCCCCCATTGGAAGCAGAACTCCAGTCAAATCACTCGGTTTCCAGTTGGAAGACGCAGTAAAcag GAGGAACCAGTATGTGCTTGCTTCAAGGAGACTACCAAAGCTACAACGGGTTATCAAGTGGCTATATCAATCCTATTGCAGCATTTAAAGCCATGCTTGTGGGATTTTGCTTGGTGCGTTTTGATTGCGTGTCTGGCTATTCTGCTTGTGAGTCTGGCCATTCTGCTTACGACCGGAACAAATCCTTTCCGCCACAACTAA
- the LOC104775876 gene encoding protein YLS9-like, with protein MTDDRVYPASKPPGIVGAGGGATTNPTFPANKAQLYSANRPAYRPPAGRRRSSHSRGCCCRCCCWTIFVIILLVLLVAAASAVVYLIYRPQRPSFSVSSLKISSLNFTSATHLTTAISLSVIARNPNKNVGFLYDDTDITLYKSSTGGGDDDDVVIGKGSIPSFVHGKKNTTLLRSTIGSPPGDLDEISAGKLKGDLKAKKGVAVKIVLNTKVKVKMGSLKTPKSGIRVTCEGIKLVAPTGKKPTTAVTSAAKCKVDPRFKIWKITF; from the coding sequence ATGACAGACGACAGAGTTTACCCTGCATCAAAACCTCCCGGCATCGTCGGAGCTGGCGGCGGCGCAACAACAAATCCAACTTTCCCGGCGAACAAAGCTCAGCTCTACAGCGCAAACCGTCCCGCTTACCGTCCACCAGCTGGTCGTCGCCGTAGTAGCCACAGCCGAGGATGTTGCTGCCGTTGCTGCTGCTGGACGATTTTCGTAATCATCCTCTTAGTCCTCCTCGTCGCCGCCGCATCAGCCGTCGTATACTTAATCTACCGACCTCAACGACCGAGCTTCAGCGTCTCTTCACTCAAAATCTCGTCTCTCAACTTCACCTCCGCAACTCACCTCACCACCGCCATTTCCCTCTCCGTCATCGCTAGAAACCCTAACAAAAACGTCGGGTTCCTATACGACGACACGGACATCACGCTCTACAAATCGTCCACCGGaggaggtgatgatgatgacgtggTCATCGGTAAAGGATCGATCCCTTCGTTTGTTCACGGGAAGAAGAACACGACTTTGCTTAGATCTACGATCGGAAGTCCTCCGGGAGATCTAGATGAGATATCGGCGGGTAAGCTTAAAGGAGATCTCAAGGCGAAGAAAGGAGTAGCGGTTAAGATTGTGTTGAACACCAAAGTGAAGGTGAAGATGGGATCTCTGAAAACTCCTAAATCAGGGATTAGAGTTACTTGTGAAGGGATCAAATTGGTGGCTCCGACCGGGAAGAAGCCGACTACGGCTGTTACCTCCGCCGCTAAGTGTAAGGTTGATCCCAGATTCAAGATCTggaaaattactttttaa
- the LOC104775872 gene encoding disease resistance protein RPP4-like, which yields MASSSAPHVSKYDVFLSFRGEDTRKTIVSHLYAALESRGIVTFKDDKRLEIGDHISDELRRALDGSSFAIVVLSENYATSRWCLLELQLIMELMKEGRLEVFPIFYGVDPSVVRHQLGSFALEKYQGRPQMADKVLRWREALNLVANLSGVDSRNCVDEAIMVGEIARDISRRVTLLHKIDSGNIVGMEAHMEGLSHLLDLESDEVLMVGVWGMGGIGKTSIVKCLYDHLSPKFPAHSFTENIKSSVSKDSGHDLKHLQKELLCNILCDDIRLWSVEAGCQEIKKRLGNQRVFLVLDGVDKVGQVHALAKEKNWFGPGSRIIITTRDMGLLNTCGVEIVYEVKCLDDKDSLEMFKQIAFEGGSPPSDGFDKLSIRASRLAHGLPSAIQAHALFLRGRKATPEEWEESLGALESSLDENIMEILKISYEGLPKPHQNVFLHMVCLFNGDTLQRITSLLHGPIPQSSLWIRVLAEKSLIKISTNGCVIMHKLVEQMGREIIHDDMSLARKFLRDPIEIRDALGGEQTECLSLHTCEMTCVFSMEASVVGRMHNLKFLKVYKHVDYIESKLQLIPEQPFLPRSLRLFHWDAFPLRALPSGSDPCFLVELNLRYSDLETLWSGTPMLKSLKRLDVTGSKYLKQLPDLSSITSLEELILEHCTRLEGIPECIGKRSSLKKLKLSYCGGRLRSALRFFLRKSTRQQHIGLEFPDAKVKMDALINITIGGDISFEFCSKFKGYAEYVSFNSEQQIPVLSTMSLQQAPWVMSECNRFNSLSIMRFSHKENGESFSFDSFPDFPDLKELTLVNLNIRKIPFGICYLELLEKLDLSGNDFENLPEAMNSLSRLNTLCLRNCCRLKELPELPQVQSLTLSNCRNLRSLVKLFDTSRLGRFSLLELSLENCNSVKPLSDQLGYFTKLTYLDLSSHDFERLPSSIRDLTSLVTLCLNNCKKLISLEELPLSLQFLDANGCDSLEADSVEYSKELPNKEVQPRKDCFQDSEMPSYVLKNQATRSGRNIRLPKITPSLMFVGIPLCMTLVAILVIFLLRVFN from the exons ATGGCGTCATCCTCTGCACCTCATGTATCCAAGTACGACGTCTTCCTCAGCTTCAGAGGAGAAGACACCCGCAAGACTATCGTCAGTCATTTATACGCAGCACTTGAAAGCAGAGGAATTGTTACTTTTAAAGATGACAAAAGGCTTGAGATAGGTGATCACATTTCCGACGAACTCCGCAGAGCCCTAGATGGTTCCAGTTTCGCTATTGTAGTTCTCTCCGAGAACTACGCTACTTCGAGGTGGTGCTTATTGGAACTTCAACTGATTATGGAGCTTATGAAGGAGGGGAGACTTGAAGTCTTTCCCATCTTCTATGGAGTTGATCCTTCCGTGGTAAGGCATCAGCTAGGAAGTTTCGCTTTAGAAAAGTACCAAGGTCGTCCTCAGATGGCGGATAAGGTTCTCAGGTGGAGAGAAGCTCTTAACTTAGTGGCCAATCTTTCAGGCGTGGATTCAAGAAACTG TGTTGATGAGGCTATAATGGTTGGAGAAATTGCCAGAGATATTTCGAGACGTGTGACGTTGTTGCATAAAATAGACTCTGGCAATATTGTTGGGATGGAAGCTCACATGGAAGGTCTCAGTCATCTCTTGGATCTGGAATCCGATGAGGTTCTCATGGTAGGAGTCTGGGGAATGGGAGGAATTGGGAAAACCTCCATTGTTAAGTGTCTCTATGACCATCTCTCACCTAAATTTCCAGCTCATTCTTTCACCGAAAACATTAAGAGTAGTGTTAGTAAAGATAGTGGCCATGATCTTAAGCATTTGCAAAAGGAACTGCTCTGCAATATCCTCTGTGATGATATTAGGTTATGGAGCGTGGAAGCTGGATGCcaagagataaagaagagacTTGGGAATCAAAGGGTTTTTCTTGTCCTTGATGGTGTGGATAAAGTGGGGCAGGTGCATGCCTTGGCCAAAGAGAAGAACTGGTTTGGTCCTGGCAGCCGAATTATCATTACCACTCGAGATATGGGATTGCTCAATACCTGTGGAGTAGAAATCGTTTATGAGGTTAAGTGCTTGGATGATAAGGATTCCCTAGAGATGTTTAAGCAGATTGCTTTTGAAGGAGGAAGTCCTCCTTCTGATGGTTTTGACAAACTCTCAATCCGAGCTTCTCGGCTTGCTCACGGGCTTCCTTCTGCCATTCAAGCCCATGCCTTATTTCTCCGTGGAAGGAAGGCGACTCCTGAGGAGTGGGAAGAATCTTTGGGTGCACTTGAAAGCAGTCTTGATGAGAATATAATGGAAATCTTGAAAATTAGTTACGAGGGATTACCTAAACCACATCAGAATGTATTCCTTCATATGGTCTGTCTCTTCAATGGAGACACTCTCCAGCGTATCACTTCCCTTCTTCATGGCCCCATACCTCAGAGCAGCTTGTGGATTAGAGTTTTAGCAGAGAAGTCTCTCATCAAAATATCAACTAATGGATGTGTTATTATGCACAAGTTGGTAGAACAAATGGGAAGAGAAATTATCCACGACGACATGTCTTTGGCTCGAAAATTCCTCAGGGATCCTATAGAAATCCGCGATGCCCTG GGAGGAGAACAAACTGAATGCTTATCCCTGCACACGTGTGAGATGACCTGTGTGTTTTCAATGGAGGCCAGCGTCGTTGGCCGTATGCATAATCTCAAGTTTCTCAAAGTTTACAAGCATGTAGATTACATCGAGTCGAAGCTGCAACTCATTCCAGAGCAACCGTTCCTGCCTCGTAGCCTAAGGTTATTCCATTGGGATGCATTTCCATTGAGAGCCCTGCCTTCCGGTTCggatccatgttttcttgttgaACTCAATCTGCGTTACAGTGATTTAGAAACTCTCTGGAGTGGAACACCG ATGTTGAAGAGTTTGAAGAGACTAGATGTGACGGGATCTAAGTATCTCAAGCAGCTTCCAGATCTTTCAAGTATCACGAGTCTTGAGGAACTGATTCTGGAACACTGCACGAGACTGGAGGGCATCCCAGAGTGTATTGGAAAAAGGTCTTCCCTGAAGAAGCTTAAGCTATCCTACTGTGGTGGCAGGCTTAGAAGTGCCCTGCGGTTTTTTTTACGGAAATCTACAAGACAGCAACATATTGGACTGGAGTTCCCAGACGCAAAAGTGAAAATGGATGCACttataaacataacgattgGAGGAGACATAAGCTTTGAGTTTTGTTCAAAATTTAAAGGATATGCTGAATACGTCTCTTTTAATTCTGAGCAACAGATACCCGTTCTATCGACGATGAGTCTGCAACAAGCACCTTGGGTCATGTCAGAGTGCAACAGATTCAATTCCCTCAGCATCATGAGGTTCAGCCACAAAGAAAATGGTGAATCTTTCTCCTTTGACAGCTTTCCTGATTTTCCCGACCTGAAAGAGCTAACACTAGTGAACTTAAACATCCGGAAAATCCCATTTGGGATTTGTTACTTGGAGCTCTTAGAGAAGCTGGACCTCAGCGGAAATGATTTTGAGAACTTACCAGAAGCTATGAATAGCCTCTCCCGGTTGAATACTCTCTGTCTTCGAAACTGCTGCAGGCTCAAGGAGTTACCAGAGCTGCCTCAGGTACAGTCACTGACACTTTCAAACTGTAGAAATCTCAGATCATTGGTGAAACTCTTTGACACAAGCCGTCTGGGAAGATTCAGTTTGCTTGAGCTTAGCCTTGAAAACTGCAACAGTGTTAAGCCATTATCAGATCAGCTTGGTTATTTCACCAAGTTGACATATTTAGATCTTAGCAGCCATGATTTTGAGAGATTACCATCAAGCATCAGAGATCTTACCTCTTTAGTAACTCTCTGCCTCAATAACTGCAAGAAACTCATATCACTGGAAGAACTCCCTTTGAGCCTCCAGTTTCTTGATGCAAACGGTTGTGATTCACTCGAAGCTGATTCTGTAGAATATTCCAAGGAATTACCAAACAAAGAG GTACAGCCGCGAAAAGACTGCTTTCAAGACAGTGAGATGCCGAGTTATGTACTGAAAAACCAAGCCACAAGAAGTGGCCGAAACATCCGCCTTCCAAAGATCACACCCTCGCTCATGTTTGTAGGCATACCTCTCTGCATGACGCTAGTGGCTATTCTTGTGATTTTTCTCTTGCGTGTTTTCAATTGA
- the LOC104775873 gene encoding putative disease resistance protein At4g11170, with product MSSSYSFLLAGRELDVFLSFSGKVALDLDLGYDLSRNGIKSFKSESWKENTFKPIDQRTLEALTESKVAVVMTSDEEASSVGFLEELMVIVESHEKRSLTVIPIFLTKHPLDVGQVFQLFPDKAQIWKTAIAKLESIAAQYSFSRNLPVIHGTHRIKQTADDIRLMFLSSASSDFKGLAGMDRHMKAFHALLALESDKEVRTIGIWGGAGVGKTTLARYTYADISVKFQAHIFLENMKDMLLPSENFQGEDLRGLDHELNELAEAKKKHRKVIFIADGVHNIEQGKWITEYANWFAPGSRVILITQERSLLVESGVNHVYEVGSLRYDEALQLLSRFAFKQLSYPPPDFERLSVRAVQLAGFLPVTIRLFGSFVTGRDKEEWEATLLKLNAKQGKDLMEVWKIMDASEDEEIVEASQS from the coding sequence atgtcttcttcttattcatttttgttgGCAGGAAGAGAGTTGGATGTGTTCTTGAGTTTCAGCGGCAAGGTAGCTCTTGACCTTGATCTCGGTTATGATTTATCTCGGAATGGTATCAAATCTTTTAAATCCGAAAGCTGGAAGGAGAATACTTTCAAACCAATTGATCAACGAACACTTGAGGCTTTGACAGAGTCCAAAGTTGCAGTTGTCATGACGTCTGATGAAGAAGCTTCTTCAGTTGGCTTCCTTGAAGAGCTTATGGTAATAGTTGAGTCTCATGAGAAACGTTCACTCACTGTCATACCAATCTTCCTCACAAAACACCCTTTGGATGTGGGACAAGTCTTTCAATTATTTCCTGATAAAGCCCAAATTTGGAAGACTGCAATTGCCAAACTGGAAAGCATAGCTGCACAGTATTCATTTTCTCGGAATCTTCCGGTGATCCACGGAACACACCGGATCAAGCAAACTGCTGATGACATTAGGCTTATGTTTCTGTCATCTGCATCAAGCGATTTCAAAGGCCTTGCAGGAATGGATCGTCACATGAAAGCGTTTCATGCCTTGTTGGCTTTAGAATCTGACAAAGAGGTTCGTACCATTGGCATTTGGGGTGGTGCAGGTGTGGGTAAGACAACACTTGCAAGGTACACTTATGCAGACATCTCTGTTAAATTTCAGGCACATATTTTCCTAGAAAACATGAAAGACATGCTTCTACCGTCAGAAAATTTCCAAGGGGAAGATCTTAGAGGTTTGGATCATGAGTTGAATGAATTGGCCgaagcaaagaaaaaacatcGCAAGGTTATATTTATAGCTGATGGTGTGCACAACATTGAACAAGGGAAGTGGATCACTGAGTACGCCAACTGGTTTGCTCCAGGAAGCAGAGTCATTCTAATCACCCAAGAAAGAAGTTTGCTTGTGGAATCTGGAGTTAATCATGTGTATGAAGTTGGTTCTCTAAGATATGATGAAGCTCTCCAACTCTTGTCACGTTTTGCTTTCAAGCAGCTGTCATATCCTCCTCCTGATTTCGAACGCCTCTCAGTTCGTGCTGTCCAGCTCGCAGGGTTTCTTCCTGTGACCATTAGACTGTTTGGTTCGTTTGTAACCGGTAGAGATAAAGAGGAGTGGGAAGCTACACTGCTTAAACTCAATGCAAAGCAAGGTAAAGATTTAATGGAAGTGTGGAAGATTATGGACGCatcagaagatgaagagatagtGGAAGCATCACAAAGTTAG
- the LOC104775875 gene encoding disease resistance protein TAO1-like, giving the protein MYPSSTSSTPPEKFDVFLSFRGKDTRRSFISFLYKELIRMSIRTFKDDVELKSGRRISSDLLTAIENSKIAVVVVSKNYPASPWCLRELAMIMDVEKRGSLIVMPIFYNVEPAHVRRQVEKVALQFRKHEDRENHETVVSWRQALTNLASISGHCSRDWEDDSKLLDEITKRISDMLLFSATPASDGISKEFGFGAHMKELYPLLDLDSNEGVRVIGIWARGGNGRSALARYVYQKIFKQFQSQCFLENVKEIPRDCQMSNLRDEFLIRIQGGYSKMKTSVLIKTRLMSQKVLLVANNVDKLEQLDALAEDFNCFGPGSLVIITTQDKQLLVAFGVKIVYEVECLRCFEVRQLFRQIGFRERDLYDPGSKFSESS; this is encoded by the exons ATGTATCCATCGTCGACTTCTTCAACTCCTCCCGAAAAGTTCGATGTCTTTCTGAGTTTCAGAGGCAAAGACACTCGCAGGTCCTTCATCAGCTTTCTTTACAAAGAACTCATTCGTATGAGTATTCGAACTTTCAAAGACGACGTCGAACTCAAGAGCGGCCGTAGGATTTCTTCAGATCTCCTTACCGCTATCGAAAACTCCAAAATCGCCGTCGTGGTTGTCTCGAAGAATTATCCTGCGTCTCCCTGGTGTCTCCGAGAGCTAGCCATGATCATGGATGTTGAAAAAAGAGGTTCGCTCATCGTTATGCCTATCTTTTATAACGTCGAGCCTGCTCATGTGAGGAGACAAGTCGAAAAAGTAGCTCTACAGTTTAGGAAACATGAAGATAGAGAAAACCACGAGACTGTTGTGTCATGGAGACAAGCACTGACCAATTTGGCAAGTATCTCCGGTCACTGTTCTCGTGACTG gGAAGATGATTCGAAGCTACTCGACGAGATTACCAAGAGAATTTCTGACATGTTGTTATTCTCTGCAACACCAGCAAGTGATGGGATCAGTAAAGAATTTGGATTTGGTGCACACATGAAAGAGTTGTATCCATTGTTGGATTTGGATTCTAATGAAGGTGTCAGAGTTATTGGAATTTGGGCAAGAGGAGGTAATGGAAGATCAGCTCTAGCTAGATACGTTTATCAGAAGATCTTTAAGCAATTCCAAAGCCAGTGTTTTCTTGAAAACGTCAAAGAGATTCCTCGTGATTGCCAAATGTCGAACCTAAGAGACGAGTTTCTGATCAGGATTCAAGGAGGGTACTCGAAGATGAAGACCTCAGTGTTGATCAAAACAAGGCTCATGAGCCAGAAAGTTCTACTTGTGGCTAACAACGTGGATAAACTCGAACAGCTAGATGCTCTTGCGGAAGATTTTAACTGTTTTGGTCCAGGTAGCCTAGTGATCATAACTACACAAGACAAACAACTTCTTGTTGCGTTTGGGGTTAAAATTGTGTATGAAGTTGAGTGCTTAAGGTGCTTTGAAGTTCGTCAACTGTTTCGTCAAATCggctttagagagagagatctttatGATCCTGGTTCCAAGTTTTCTGAATCTTCTTGA